In the genome of Streptomyces sp. Q6, the window GCCGCTCCCGCGCCGGGCGGCAGATGGCCGGACACGGCGGCCACGGTGTCCGCGGACAGCGGGGGCACATCGAGGCCATGCGCCGTGCACACGTCGGCGGCGAGGGCGCCCTGGCCGCCGCTGTCGCCGATGACGGCGACGCGCCGACCCGGCGTGCGCGCCCGCCGGATGCCGGCCGCCATCAAGTACACGGCGGTGTCCACCAGCTCACCGGCCGAGTCGAGGAGCAGCGCGCCCGCGTCGCGGCACACCGCGGCGACCGTGGCGTGCGGGCTGACGAGCGCGCCGGTGTGCGACGCCGCGGCACGGCCCGACGCCGCGCTGCGGCCCACGCTCAGCAGCAGCACCGGCTTCCCAGCGGCGTGAGCTGCCGCCAGGACCCCCGCCAGGCGGCGGCCGTCCCGGAAGTCCTCCACGTACGCGGCGATCGCCCGCGTGGGCTCGTGCGCGATCAGCGACGCGAGGGCGTCGGCGGCGTCGATGTCGCGCTGGTTGCCGAGGGAGACGAACCGCGAGAAACCCTCACCGGCGCGCGCGAGATGCCTGCCGATCTCCAGGGCGAGATTGCCGCTCTGCGAGACCAGGCCGAGACCACCCCGCGGGAAGTCGCCCCAGCTGAGCCGCAGCTGACTGGTCGTGTCGACGACGCCCATGCAGTTCGGGCCGAGGAGCCGCGCGCCGTTCGAGGTGGCCAGCTCCGCCAGGGCCCGCTCCTCGGCGGCGCCCGCACCGCCCGACGTGATGACCGTGAAGCAGCGCGCCCCCGCCGTGATCCCCTCGGCGACGACGGAACGCACCTGCCGGGGCGGCACCGCGACCACCACGTGTTCCGGCGCGGTCGGCACGGCCGCCAGGTCCGGCAGGAAAGGCTCGCCCTCCAGCTGGCCGCCCCTGCGGTTGACCAGGTGGACGGCGCGCCGGGCGCGGCCGCTCAGGGCGCCGGTGGCCAGCCAGTAGCCCCACTTCTCGGGGTTGTCGGAAGCGCCCACCACCGCGACCGAGGCGGGATCGAAGAGCGTGTCCAGGGTGCTCGTGGTCACCTGTACCACCCGAAACGTTCCGCGATGACGGGCAGCCGGTCGGCGACGATGGCGTGCGCGGCGGCCCGCGGCGTCGTCCCGTCGGCCTCCGCGCGGGCCAGCATCTGGTCGATCAGCGCCCGCATGGAACGCCGCGTGTAGGCGAACGCCTCGTCCGCGTCGGCGCCGATGTCGCCGAACAGGGTCCACCACCACCAGGCGTTCGTACCGGAGTTGACGACCACGTCCGGCAGGACCGTGATGCCGCGCCGCGCGAGGAGCTCCTCCGCCTCCGCGACGACCGGCATGTTGGCCGCCTCCACGATCCAGCGGGCCGTGATCCGGTCCTCGTTGGAGGCGTCGATCGCGTACGAGACCGCGGCCGGTACGAGCACGTCGGCGTCGGCCGACAGCCAGGCGTCGCCCGGCAGTTCACGGTCCTCGGGGCGCAGCGCGGCGCGCTCCACCGTGCCGTACGCGTCGCGGGCGGCGAGCAGCGCCTCCACGTCGAGCCCGTCGGCGTTCGCGATCGTGCCCTTCAAGTCGGCGACCGCGACGACCTTCAGGCCCGCGCGGGCGAGGAAGCGGGCCGTGGCACCGCCCATGGTGCCGAGGCCCTGGAGCGCGACACGGGTGCCCTCGTGGGCGATGCCCGCGCGGTCGAGCGCGGCGAGCACCGACTCGGCGACACCGCAGCCGCCGACGAGTTCGTCGAGGCCGATCCCGTCGACGTCGAGCGCGAACGCGTCGGCGAGCCGCGCGCGGGCGGCCTGCTCGTCGTCGAGCAGCGGGTAGACCGCCTGGATGGACGAGACGAGACCCGCCTCGGCGGCCGCCTTGTCGACCAGGTCCTGGGTGAGGCCGAGATCCTCGCCCGTCGTCCAGAAGGACTCGATGTACGGGCGCATGGCGCGCAGGTAGCGCACGAGGACGCCGTACGCCTCAGGGGAGCGCGGGTCGCAGTCGATGCCGCCCTTGGCACCGCCGAGGGGGATGTAGCGCCCTTCGGGGTTGTAATGCAGGGCCTCCTTCATCGTCATGCCCCGCGCGAGTCCGGCGACCTCCTCGACGGTGCAGCCGGGACGCATGCGCAGGCCACCGCTGGAGACGCCGCGGACCAGGCGGTCGACCACCAGATGGCCGGTGCGGCCGGTGACATGGTCGGTCCAGGTGAGCTGGAACAGCGGGGCCGTGGGGGTGGTCATGCGGTCTCCTCGGGGACGGTGATCAGAGTGGGGCCCGCGGTGGTGAGGGCACGGGCCAGGAGGGTCGCCAGCTCGTCGGGGGAGTGGGCGACGGCGCCGTGGCCCCCGTAGGCGCGGGCGAGCGCGGGCAGGTCCACGCGCGCGTGGTCGACGGCCACGGGGGTGTCGCCGCGGGCCGCCATCTCGTCGCGGATCTCCCCGTAGCCCGCGTTGTCGAACACGACGACGGGGAGCGGCAGTCGCAGCTCGGCGGCCGTGGCCAGCTCTTGGACGGTGAACTGGAGGCCACCGTCGCCGCTCAGCGCCACGACCTGCCGGTCCGGGTGGGCGGCCTTGGCACCGATCGCGGCGGGCAGGGCGTAACCGAGGGTGCCGAAGCCGGTCGGGTGCAGATAGCGGGCCCGCGGGCCGAGGAGGAGGTGCGGCAGGGCGCCGTAGTAGCAGCACTGGGCGCTGTCGGAGGTGACGATCGCGTCCGGGGCGAGTGTCGCGCCGATCACCTCCAGGTACGGGACCCATGCGGCGTCCCGCACGCGGGTCTCGTCGTCACGCGTGGCGCGCAGCGTCGCCGCCTCTTCGTGGATGAGGTCAGGGGCGCCACCACCGACGACCTTCAGGGCGTCCAGCGTGGCGGCCGCGTCACCTACCAGCGCGACGTCCGCCGGAATGCCCGCATACATCTGCGCCGGATCGAGATCGACGCGGATCAACTTCCCTTGGAGAGGCGGCAGATCGGCCCACAGGTCCGACTCCGCGAGCTCCGTGCCGACGGCCAGGACCACGTCCCGGTCGGCCAGCCACCGGTGGACCGCCGGGCTGTGCAGGGACACACCCAGCGACAGCGGATGGCGCTCGTCCACCACCGCCTTGCCGTTCGCCGTGGTCACCACCGGCGCGCCCCACTGCTCGGCCAGCGCCAGGCACACGGGGCCCGCACCGCGCGCGCCGCCGCCGAGGACCAGGGCCGGACGCTCGGCACGCGCCATCAGGTCGGCCGCCGCCGCGAGCGCCCGCGCGTCGGGCACGGCCGGGGCGGTGGGCGGGGCCAGCCGTACCGGGCCCGCCGGTTCCGCCGCCTCCAGGAGGTCGAGCGGCACTTCTATGTGCACCGGACGCGGCCGCTCCGTACGGAACAGAGTGAAGGCACGCGCCACCGCCGCCCCGATCTCCTCCACGGAGGAGACCCGGTGGCTGAACGCGGCCACGTTGCGCAGCGCCTCGCTCTGACTGCGCGTCTCGTGCAGCAGGCCCGTCGACTGGCGCGGGTGGCGCAGCGGCATGCCGGGCGAGATCACCAGCAGTGGCACGCTGTCGGAGTACGCCTGGCCGACGGCGGCCGTGATGTTCAGCAGGGCCGGGCCCGTCGTGGTGATCGCGACGCCCGCGGTGCCCGTCACGCGCGCGTGGGCGTCCGCCGCGTACCCCGCGCCCTGTTCGTGGCGCGGGGCCACGTGCGCGATGCCGTACGCCGTCAGATGGCGGTAGATCTCCAGGTTGTGGGTGCCGGGGATGCCGAAGGCGCGGGTCACGCCGTGCGCGGCGAGGGCGCGTACGACGGCCTCGCCGCCGGTCAGCCGCACCGGCTCGGCCGTCACAGCGACCTCGAGATGACCAGGCGCATGATGTCGGAGGTGCCCTCCTCGATCTCCTCCAACTTGGCGTCCCGCATCCACTGTTCGACCGGGAACTCGCGTGAGTAGCCCCAGCCGCCCAGCGTCTGCACCGCCGCCCAGGTACAGAAGGCGGCCGTCTCCGACGCCGTGAGCTTCGCCATGGCCGCTTCGGCGGTGGCGTCCAGGCCCGCGTCCAGACGGCGGGCCGCGCGCCACGTCATGAGCCGGGACTGCTCGATCCGGGTGCGCATGTCCGCGAGGCGGAAGGCGACCGCCTGGTGCTCGATGATCGGCTTGCCGAACTGCACGCGCGTGCGCGCGTAGTCGCGTGCGTACTCGTAGGCGGCGCGGGCCACGCCGGTGGCCGCCGCGCCCAGCACCGCGCGGGAGATGTCGAAGGTGCGCATCAGACCGGCGAAGCCCTGGCCCTCGTCGCCGAGCCGGTTCTCCTCGGGGACGAACGCGTCGGAGAAGAACATCTCGCGGCACACGATGGCGCGCTGGCCCATCTTGCGCATCGGCTCACCGAAGGTGAGCCCCTCGGTCTCCTTCGGCAACAAGAAGGCGCTCACTCCGTGCGAGCGCCGCGTCGGATCGGTCTTGGCGAACACCACGTACTGGCCGGCCTCGCCCGCGTTCGAGATCCACGCCTTCTGGCCGTTCAGCAGATAGCCGCCGGCCGTGCGGATCGCCGCCGTCGTGATGGAGGCGGCGTCCGAGCCGGCGCCCGGCTCGGTGGTCGCGAGCGAGGTCATGGGGGAGTCGGGGCCGGTCAGCGGGGTCAGCCAGGCGCGCTTCTGCTCCTCGGAGCCGAGCGCGAGCACCGGGTCGGCGAAGAAGCCGTTGGAGCAGAGCAGGTTGCCGATGCCCAGGTCGCCGACGCACAGCTCCTCCTGGACGAGCACCTGTGTGAAGACGTCGGTGAAGCCTCCGCCCCCGTACTCCTGCGGAAGCATGAACCCCGTGATGCCGACCTTGGCGGCCTTGTGCCACAGGTCCCAGGGCGTCTCGATGTCCGCCTCGTCGACGGCACGCGCGCGCGGGCGTATCTCGTCGGCGGCGAACGACCGCGCGAGCTCCACGACGGCGCGCTGCTCGGGGGTGAGCGGGACCAGCTCGGTGGGGAGTTCCGACATGGTGCCTCCAAGTGGCTTTACTGAATCGTCGGTCAGTATCCGGACCCTTGGAGAGCCCTGTCAATGGAGCGGCTACTGAATGATGGATCAGTTCAGGGCGGGCGGGGCGCGCGGTGCCCCGGAGCCGCGCGGCCGGTGCCCCGCGAGGGCGGGCGGCGCGTTGTCGGTGGGGCCGCCCATAATGGAAATCCCTGATCGATCAAACGGGAGGCGCCGTGTCACGTTCCCTGAGTTCCGGACTGCGTTCGTTGCAGCCCGCCGCCTTCGGCGCCGAGTCGACGGGCGCCCGCCTGGAGCGCATTCACAAGTCGCCGAACTTCTCGGACGGCGCCTTCCAGAACCCGCAGGCGGCGAAGATCCGGCCGGACGGCTCCATGGTCGACTTCGCGAAGGTCTTCTTCCGCAAGGAGGAGCGCGCCCTGCGCGCCCCCGTGGGCACCGTCCCGGTGCACGCCACGACCCTCGCCGACCTGTCGAAGCCCTCCGTCGACGGGCTCCGGATCACCTGGATGGGGCACTCCAGCGTGCTCGCCGAGATCGACGGCGTGCGGGTGCTCTTCGACCCGGTGTGGGGCGAGCGGTGCTCCCCCTTCTCCTTCGCGGGCCCCAAGCGGCTGCACCCCGCGCCGCTGCCGCTCGCCGCGCTCGGCCCCGTCGACGTGGTCGTCATCTCCCACGACCACTACGACCACCTGGACATGCCCACGATCAAGGAGCTGGCCGGCACGGACACCCTGTTCGCCGTGCCGCTCGGCGTCGGCGCCCACCTGGAGCACTGGGGTGTCCCGGCCGACCGGCTGCGCGAGCTCGACTGGCACGAGTCGGCCGAGGTCGGGGGAGTGACCCTCACGGCGACGCCCGCCCGCCACTTCTGCGGCCGCGGCATGCGCAACCCACAGCACACCCTGTGGGCGTCGTGGGTCGTGGCGGGGCCCGAGCACCGGATCTACCACAGCGGTGACACCGGCTACTTCCCGGGCTTCAAAGACATCGGCGCCGAGCACGGCCCGTTCGACCTGACCATGATCCAGATCGGCGCGTACTCCAACCACTGGCGGGACGGCCACACCGGGCGCACCCCGCTGCCCGGCGCGTGGCCCGACATCCACATGACGCCCGCCGAAGGTGTGCGGGCCCACCTCGACCTCCAGGGTGGCACGCCGCACGGCGTCCTGATGCCGATCCACTGGGGCACCTTCAACCTGTCGCTCCACCCCTGGGCCGAGCCGGGCGAGTGGACGGCGGACGCGGCGCGGGAAGCGGAGCAGGTGCTCGCCGTCCCGCGCCCCGGAGAGCCCTTCGAACCGGCCGGGCGAATCCCGACGGATCGGTGGTGGCGAGCGGTGTCCGCGCCCCTCGCGCATCCCTGGCGTCCGCGCGAGGGCGACGAGAAGGGGGCTCTGGCGGCGAAGCCGGTCGAGGGCGAGCTGGATCTGGCGGGGGATCGCTGACGGGCTGGGGGCAGGTGTGGGGCTGCGAGCTGGTGGCGACGGGTGGGTGGGTCCGGCCGGTGGATGGGTCCGTTCGGTGGGTGGGTCCGCCCGGTGTGTGGGCCCGTCGGTGATCGCGGTCTCCGGTTCTGAGCCATCCCGGGTTCCGAGTGATCTCGGACCCGGAGCGATCCCGTACCCGGGGCGGCCTTGAGCCGCGAGAGATCCCGGGTCCGGGGGTGGCCCCGGGCCACGAGAGATCCCGGGTCCGGGGGTGGCCCCGGGCCGCGAGAGATCCCGGGCCCGGAGATGCCCTGGGCCGCGAGAGATCCCCGGCCCAGGGCCGCGACTGATCTGGGGCTCGGACGGCATCCGGACGTGAAGGCGCCCTTGGGCCGTACTTCGCGGTGCCGCTGACGCCTAGGTCGTCCCGGAGACGGACCGGCCGGGAGGCGCGGAGACGCTGCCCCGATGGCGGCGCTGCTGCGCAGGCCCAACGCCGCGCAGGCCCGGCCCGCCGCCACCAGGCCCGGCGCCCGCCGCCCCGTGCCCGGCCGCGCGCCCAGCCGTCCCTGCGCTCCTCCACAAGGACCCTGCCGTCCGCCCGCCGGTCCGGCTCCTCCACGATCCGCGCCCAGCGATCCCGGGCCGGCCGCGCCCTGGTACCCGTACATCGATGGCCGATGGCCGATGGCCGATGGCCGATGGCCGGTGGTTGATAGCCGGTGTGCAGCCGGCTCCTCGCCGTCCCCAGCCCGCACTCCGCCAGGATCGAAAGCCGCCGCCGTGCCCCCTCCGGCGAACACAGGCCGGCGCCGCTGTCCCCTCCCGCTCCGTAGTCCCGTACCCTCCGCGTCCTCCTCGCCACCGGCGGCCCGCACGACGCGAGCGGCGTCTCGCGCGACGTGAACGGCGCGGGCGGGGGCTCGTCCCCGTCACCCCGCGCCGTCACCGTGCGCCGTCCTCCAGAAGCCGGCGAGCAGCGGCGCGTCCGGGCGGTCGAGCATGCGGTCGAATCCGGTCCTCGTGGAGCCGACCGTACGAGAGGCTGCCGTCGCCCCCGCCTGGGCGAACACCTGTCCGTAGGGGTAATCGGACTGGCGTTTGGCGGCTCATACCAGAGCAGGACGTCGGCCGCCGGAGTTTGGCAACTGCCCACCGCACATGAGGCGTTGACGACTACCGTGAGTGCCCGCCGTGCGACGCCCGGTCGCGTCGGCTGCCGTCGTGACCCGCCGACCGACGCCCCGAGAGAACCGAGGACGAGGACCCGTATGTCTCAGCTTCGCCAGCCGGCCGCCCGCGCAGAGCGCCGCGAAGGCGGTCGGCACGGCAGGCCGGCCGGGCGGGCCGCCGCGCCGCACCCGGCCGAGACCCACATACGCCCTCAGTTGCTGCGTGTCGCCGTGCTGCCACCGCTCGCGGTGGCCCTCAGCGCCTGCGCGGCCGTGCTGTTCGTCATCCGCTCCACGGGCGTCCGCCCGAGCCCCGCGCTGTGGGCCGTCCTCGCCGGGGCCTGTCTCGTCACGGCCGCGGCCATCGTGATCGCCGCCGTGGCCGCGGACCGCGCG includes:
- a CDS encoding acetate--CoA ligase family protein produces the protein MTTSTLDTLFDPASVAVVGASDNPEKWGYWLATGALSGRARRAVHLVNRRGGQLEGEPFLPDLAAVPTAPEHVVVAVPPRQVRSVVAEGITAGARCFTVITSGGAGAAEERALAELATSNGARLLGPNCMGVVDTTSQLRLSWGDFPRGGLGLVSQSGNLALEIGRHLARAGEGFSRFVSLGNQRDIDAADALASLIAHEPTRAIAAYVEDFRDGRRLAGVLAAAHAAGKPVLLLSVGRSAASGRAAASHTGALVSPHATVAAVCRDAGALLLDSAGELVDTAVYLMAAGIRRARTPGRRVAVIGDSGGQGALAADVCTAHGLDVPPLSADTVAAVSGHLPPGAGAANPVDLAGAGEADLANYARVAGGLLHGGDADAVVLTGYFGDYATANPAQSDTECAVAHALADASVAAGRPLVVHTMARDTPALTVLRERGVPVYERIEQAATALAGAARLAGTAPCLPDPQSTSPAAYALEDGGYERVRDLLASYGLAFPVAEFVTDADAAVEAAHRTGYPLVLKAMGLAHKTEAGGVALGIADEAALRTAFARMREATGVRRYAVEAMVAPPYARELIVGVRRDASFGPVVMVGAGGVTAELHADTALALAPLTPARARALLLELRHAPLLTGWRGAPPVHLEAAAAAVCAVARAAADHPELADLEVNPLLVHPGGAIALDAHGVPAR
- a CDS encoding glutamate dehydrogenase, producing the protein MTTPTAPLFQLTWTDHVTGRTGHLVVDRLVRGVSSGGLRMRPGCTVEEVAGLARGMTMKEALHYNPEGRYIPLGGAKGGIDCDPRSPEAYGVLVRYLRAMRPYIESFWTTGEDLGLTQDLVDKAAAEAGLVSSIQAVYPLLDDEQAARARLADAFALDVDGIGLDELVGGCGVAESVLAALDRAGIAHEGTRVALQGLGTMGGATARFLARAGLKVVAVADLKGTIANADGLDVEALLAARDAYGTVERAALRPEDRELPGDAWLSADADVLVPAAVSYAIDASNEDRITARWIVEAANMPVVAEAEELLARRGITVLPDVVVNSGTNAWWWWTLFGDIGADADEAFAYTRRSMRALIDQMLARAEADGTTPRAAAHAIVADRLPVIAERFGWYR
- a CDS encoding thiamine pyrophosphate-dependent enzyme translates to MTAEPVRLTGGEAVVRALAAHGVTRAFGIPGTHNLEIYRHLTAYGIAHVAPRHEQGAGYAADAHARVTGTAGVAITTTGPALLNITAAVGQAYSDSVPLLVISPGMPLRHPRQSTGLLHETRSQSEALRNVAAFSHRVSSVEEIGAAVARAFTLFRTERPRPVHIEVPLDLLEAAEPAGPVRLAPPTAPAVPDARALAAAADLMARAERPALVLGGGARGAGPVCLALAEQWGAPVVTTANGKAVVDERHPLSLGVSLHSPAVHRWLADRDVVLAVGTELAESDLWADLPPLQGKLIRVDLDPAQMYAGIPADVALVGDAAATLDALKVVGGGAPDLIHEEAATLRATRDDETRVRDAAWVPYLEVIGATLAPDAIVTSDSAQCCYYGALPHLLLGPRARYLHPTGFGTLGYALPAAIGAKAAHPDRQVVALSGDGGLQFTVQELATAAELRLPLPVVVFDNAGYGEIRDEMAARGDTPVAVDHARVDLPALARAYGGHGAVAHSPDELATLLARALTTAGPTLITVPEETA
- a CDS encoding acyl-CoA dehydrogenase family protein, coding for MSELPTELVPLTPEQRAVVELARSFAADEIRPRARAVDEADIETPWDLWHKAAKVGITGFMLPQEYGGGGFTDVFTQVLVQEELCVGDLGIGNLLCSNGFFADPVLALGSEEQKRAWLTPLTGPDSPMTSLATTEPGAGSDAASITTAAIRTAGGYLLNGQKAWISNAGEAGQYVVFAKTDPTRRSHGVSAFLLPKETEGLTFGEPMRKMGQRAIVCREMFFSDAFVPEENRLGDEGQGFAGLMRTFDISRAVLGAAATGVARAAYEYARDYARTRVQFGKPIIEHQAVAFRLADMRTRIEQSRLMTWRAARRLDAGLDATAEAAMAKLTASETAAFCTWAAVQTLGGWGYSREFPVEQWMRDAKLEEIEEGTSDIMRLVISRSL
- a CDS encoding MBL fold metallo-hydrolase gives rise to the protein MSRSLSSGLRSLQPAAFGAESTGARLERIHKSPNFSDGAFQNPQAAKIRPDGSMVDFAKVFFRKEERALRAPVGTVPVHATTLADLSKPSVDGLRITWMGHSSVLAEIDGVRVLFDPVWGERCSPFSFAGPKRLHPAPLPLAALGPVDVVVISHDHYDHLDMPTIKELAGTDTLFAVPLGVGAHLEHWGVPADRLRELDWHESAEVGGVTLTATPARHFCGRGMRNPQHTLWASWVVAGPEHRIYHSGDTGYFPGFKDIGAEHGPFDLTMIQIGAYSNHWRDGHTGRTPLPGAWPDIHMTPAEGVRAHLDLQGGTPHGVLMPIHWGTFNLSLHPWAEPGEWTADAAREAEQVLAVPRPGEPFEPAGRIPTDRWWRAVSAPLAHPWRPREGDEKGALAAKPVEGELDLAGDR